One region of bacterium genomic DNA includes:
- a CDS encoding MBL fold metallo-hydrolase — protein MFFQHIYEKGLAQSSYFIGCQATREALVIDPKRDIDTYLELSQKEKLKITHVTETHIHADFLSGARELANATGAQLLLSDEGGPDWLYQYPHTGLKNGQVFKVGNLKIEVMYSPGHTPEHISFLLTDVPAGDVPVMIFTGDFVFVGDVGRPDLLEKAAGIKGTMEAGAKQMFESLKKFKTLPDFIQVWPGHGAGSACGKALGSVPSSTVGYQKMTNLLLTYSDEKAFVANLLDGQPEPPKYFAMMKHLNKIGAPILNDIPSLKKLSRQELKKALDQKTTLIDTRQKAVFAQGHVPGSIHIQDNSAFSTWAGWMLDYEKPFILIASESRIREIQKALIRIGLDHVYGYVNGVDEWGSAGGTLETLEEMTVQQLKAHMEKNDVHILDVRASSEYLAGHIPGACHIHGGHLADNLHKIPNDKKLVIQCQGGDRSSIAASLLRSKGLRHVANLIGGVDEWKKAGFPIER, from the coding sequence ATGTTTTTTCAGCATATCTATGAGAAGGGTTTGGCGCAGTCGAGTTATTTCATCGGCTGCCAGGCTACGCGCGAGGCGCTGGTCATCGATCCGAAACGCGATATCGATACCTATCTGGAACTATCACAAAAAGAAAAATTAAAGATCACGCACGTTACCGAAACGCATATTCATGCGGACTTCTTAAGCGGGGCGAGAGAACTGGCGAACGCAACGGGCGCGCAGTTATTATTATCGGATGAAGGCGGGCCGGATTGGCTTTATCAGTATCCTCATACCGGGCTCAAGAACGGACAAGTTTTCAAAGTCGGTAACTTAAAAATCGAAGTCATGTATTCCCCGGGCCACACGCCTGAGCATATCAGTTTTCTTCTTACGGACGTTCCGGCAGGAGACGTTCCGGTCATGATATTCACCGGCGATTTTGTTTTCGTCGGCGACGTCGGCAGACCGGACCTGCTTGAAAAGGCCGCAGGAATAAAAGGCACGATGGAAGCCGGCGCCAAACAAATGTTTGAATCGCTCAAAAAATTCAAAACGCTTCCGGATTTTATCCAAGTATGGCCGGGACATGGCGCCGGATCCGCATGCGGTAAGGCTCTTGGGTCAGTACCGAGTTCAACCGTCGGCTATCAGAAAATGACCAATTTACTGCTGACGTACTCCGACGAAAAAGCGTTTGTGGCAAATCTGCTCGATGGCCAACCCGAACCGCCGAAATATTTCGCGATGATGAAACATCTTAATAAGATCGGCGCACCTATTCTAAATGATATTCCATCTTTGAAAAAACTTTCTCGGCAGGAACTAAAAAAAGCTTTGGATCAAAAAACTACGCTCATCGACACGCGGCAGAAAGCGGTATTTGCGCAAGGACATGTCCCGGGTTCCATTCATATTCAGGACAATTCAGCCTTTTCAACCTGGGCGGGTTGGATGCTCGATTATGAGAAACCGTTTATACTCATTGCATCGGAATCCCGCATTCGAGAAATTCAAAAAGCCTTGATTCGGATTGGACTCGACCATGTATACGGATATGTGAACGGCGTTGATGAATGGGGATCGGCTGGAGGCACATTGGAAACACTCGAGGAGATGACCGTGCAGCAGCTTAAGGCACATATGGAAAAAAATGACGTCCATATTTTGGATGTGCGCGCAAGTTCAGAGTATCTGGCCGGGCACATTCCTGGAGCCTGCCATATTCACGGCGGTCACTTGGCCGATAATTTACATAAAATTCCAAACGATAAAAAACTTGTCATTCAATGTCAGGGCGGTGACCGTTCAAGTATTGCCGCCAGCCTCCTGCGCAGTAAAGGCCTTCGCCATGTCGCAAATCTGATCGGAGGCGTTGACGAGTGGAAAAAGGCCGGTTTTCCGATTGAGAGATAA
- the argF gene encoding ornithine carbamoyltransferase has product MYNLRNRHFLKLLDFTPKDIKFLLELSIDLRKAKYDGTERRLLGEKSICLIFEKASTRTRCAAEVAAHDQGARVTYIGSTGSQIGQKESMKDTARVLGRMYDAILYRGFGQNLVDQLAQYSGVPVWNGLTDEFHPTQVLADLLTMMEVAEKPLHDVKICYLGDARNNMGNELLVGAAKMGMDFRAACPKQLQPNEDLVKQAQAIAKETGGKIMLTDNIPEAVKGCDFLYTDVWVSMGEPESVWAERIKLLKPFQVNQKIMDMTGNAHAKFLHCLPAFHNRETTIGEKIYKEFGIDGMEVSDDVFESEASIVFDQAENRVHTIKAVMVATLGN; this is encoded by the coding sequence ATGTATAACCTCAGAAACCGCCACTTTTTAAAATTACTCGACTTCACACCGAAGGATATTAAATTTTTGCTCGAACTGTCGATCGATCTTCGCAAGGCTAAATACGACGGAACGGAACGCCGCCTTCTAGGCGAAAAAAGTATTTGCCTTATATTCGAAAAAGCATCCACACGTACCCGCTGCGCTGCGGAAGTTGCCGCGCACGATCAGGGCGCGCGCGTGACCTATATCGGATCGACGGGCTCTCAGATCGGTCAGAAAGAATCTATGAAAGACACGGCGCGTGTTCTCGGCCGCATGTACGACGCGATACTCTACCGCGGATTCGGACAAAATCTTGTGGACCAACTCGCTCAATATTCCGGCGTGCCGGTGTGGAACGGACTTACGGATGAATTTCATCCGACGCAGGTTCTCGCCGATCTGCTCACGATGATGGAGGTTGCCGAAAAACCGCTGCACGATGTAAAGATATGTTATCTCGGGGATGCACGAAATAATATGGGCAATGAGCTCCTTGTCGGCGCGGCCAAAATGGGTATGGATTTCCGCGCAGCCTGCCCGAAGCAGCTTCAGCCGAATGAAGATCTGGTCAAACAGGCGCAGGCGATCGCCAAAGAAACCGGCGGAAAGATCATGCTCACCGATAATATTCCGGAAGCGGTCAAAGGCTGCGATTTTCTCTACACCGACGTGTGGGTTTCTATGGGTGAACCGGAATCCGTATGGGCCGAACGTATCAAATTGCTTAAGCCGTTCCAGGTAAATCAGAAGATCATGGACATGACCGGCAATGCGCATGCGAAATTCCTCCACTGTTTACCCGCGTTTCATAATCGCGAAACGACGATTGGCGAAAAAATTTATAAGGAATTCGGCATCGACGGTATGGAAGTTTCCGACGATGTGTTCGAATCCGAAGCGTCGATCGTTTTCGATCAGGCGGAAAACCGCGTTCACACGATCAAAGCAGTGATGGTGGCGACGCTGGGGAACTGA
- the arcC gene encoding carbamate kinase: MNKLAVVALGGNALIHDKQKGTIDDQEHNVYETSLHLVDLIKKNYHLVIGHGNGPQVGNIMLSNLAGFKLFDLPDMPLDIDVAYSQGFIGYMIEQQLENALVALDIQREIVTLVTQVLVDKNDPAFQNPTKPIGPYYTREESEKITAESGAVFAEDPRGRGFRKVVASPKPVRINNCRTIERLAREDKIVIAAGGGGIPVFYVKPGKLQGIDAVIDKDLALSMLATEIRADEFFILTDVPKVCLYFNTPQEITLDKITISGCKKYLAEGHFSEGSMSPKIRAAMQFIENGGKEAIIMDAAHLGEKNAGTRIIPD; the protein is encoded by the coding sequence ATGAATAAACTCGCCGTAGTGGCGCTCGGCGGCAATGCGCTGATCCACGATAAACAGAAGGGTACGATCGACGATCAGGAACATAACGTGTACGAAACGTCCCTGCATCTCGTTGACCTCATCAAGAAAAATTATCATCTCGTCATCGGCCATGGTAACGGGCCGCAGGTGGGCAATATCATGCTGAGCAACTTGGCCGGGTTTAAACTTTTTGATCTGCCCGATATGCCGCTCGATATTGACGTCGCGTATTCGCAAGGTTTTATCGGATATATGATCGAACAGCAATTAGAGAACGCACTTGTTGCGCTCGACATCCAGCGTGAGATCGTTACGCTCGTCACCCAAGTTCTGGTGGACAAGAACGATCCCGCATTTCAAAATCCGACAAAACCTATCGGGCCGTATTACACGCGCGAAGAATCCGAAAAGATCACGGCGGAATCCGGTGCCGTATTCGCTGAAGATCCTAGAGGACGCGGATTTCGCAAAGTGGTCGCTTCACCGAAACCCGTTCGAATCAACAACTGCCGTACGATTGAACGCCTTGCGCGTGAAGATAAGATCGTCATCGCCGCGGGCGGCGGCGGCATACCCGTATTTTACGTTAAACCCGGAAAACTTCAAGGCATCGACGCCGTGATCGACAAAGATCTCGCGCTCTCCATGCTGGCAACGGAAATTCGCGCCGACGAGTTTTTCATCTTAACCGACGTGCCGAAAGTCTGTCTTTATTTCAATACGCCGCAGGAGATCACGTTGGATAAAATCACGATAAGCGGCTGTAAAAAATATCTTGCCGAAGGACATTTCTCCGAAGGCAGCATGAGCCCGAAGATCCGCGCCGCGATGCAGTTTATCGAAAACGGCGGCAAAGAAGCGATCATCATGGACGCGGCGCATCTCGGCGAGAAAAACGCGGGAACGCGCATCATACCGGATTAA
- the rocD gene encoding ornithine--oxo-acid transaminase, translating into MKTSKYIELEEKYGAHNYHPLDVVVEKAKGVWVYDVDGKKYLDCLAAYSAVNQGHCHPKILKAMHNQAKRVTLTSRAFRNDQLPLLYRDLNKLTKMDMALPMNSGAEAVETAVKAARKWGYKVKGIPDNQAEIIVCANNFHGRTTTIISFSTDEQYRDGFGPLTPGFKVIPYGDIDALKAAVTPNTCAFLVEPIQGEAGIIVPPAGFLAEANKFCKENNVLFIVDEIQSGLGRSGKLFAYMYEDVQPDAIIVGKALSGGYYPVSAVLAKKEVLGVFNPGDHGSTFGGNPLACAIARASLEVLVKEKLIQNSEKMGKYFMKKLKSLKSPHINDVRGKGLWIGIELKTPARPFCEKLKAEGVLCKETHDLTMRIAPPLVITKKEIDWAFERIKKVLEG; encoded by the coding sequence ATGAAAACCAGTAAATACATAGAATTAGAAGAAAAATACGGAGCGCATAATTACCACCCATTGGACGTTGTAGTAGAAAAGGCCAAAGGCGTTTGGGTGTATGACGTGGACGGGAAAAAATATCTGGATTGTCTTGCGGCGTATTCCGCGGTGAATCAAGGCCATTGCCATCCGAAAATTTTGAAAGCCATGCATAATCAGGCGAAACGCGTTACGTTAACATCACGCGCATTTCGTAATGACCAGTTACCCCTCCTCTATCGCGACTTGAATAAATTAACTAAAATGGATATGGCGCTGCCGATGAATTCCGGTGCTGAAGCCGTTGAGACCGCTGTCAAGGCCGCACGTAAATGGGGTTATAAAGTCAAAGGAATTCCTGATAATCAAGCGGAGATCATCGTATGCGCAAATAATTTCCATGGCCGCACGACAACGATCATCAGTTTCTCCACGGACGAACAGTACCGCGACGGCTTTGGTCCGCTCACACCGGGCTTTAAGGTCATTCCTTACGGCGACATCGACGCTTTGAAAGCCGCGGTCACGCCGAATACCTGCGCATTTTTGGTGGAACCCATTCAGGGCGAAGCGGGCATCATCGTTCCTCCGGCCGGTTTTCTGGCGGAAGCAAATAAATTCTGCAAAGAAAATAACGTACTTTTCATTGTGGACGAAATTCAATCCGGACTCGGCCGCTCGGGAAAACTTTTTGCCTACATGTATGAGGACGTTCAGCCCGATGCGATCATTGTCGGTAAAGCTTTGTCCGGCGGATATTATCCCGTCTCGGCGGTGTTGGCAAAAAAAGAAGTTCTCGGCGTATTCAATCCCGGCGATCACGGCAGCACGTTCGGCGGAAATCCTCTGGCCTGCGCTATCGCACGCGCGTCACTGGAAGTTTTGGTCAAAGAAAAACTGATCCAAAATTCCGAGAAGATGGGTAAATACTTCATGAAAAAATTGAAGTCATTGAAAAGTCCGCACATTAACGACGTTCGCGGCAAAGGCCTCTGGATCGGGATCGAACTTAAAACGCCGGCGCGGCCATTTTGCGAAAAACTTAAAGCCGAAGGCGTCTTGTGCAAAGAGACGCACGATCTGACGATGCGCATCGCGCCGCCGCTGGTAATCACCAAAAAAGAAATTGATTGGGCATTCGAACGCATCAAAAAAGTTCTGGAAGGATAG